One window of Paralichthys olivaceus isolate ysfri-2021 chromosome 20, ASM2471397v2, whole genome shotgun sequence genomic DNA carries:
- the LOC138405905 gene encoding uncharacterized protein, with translation MDSLMSLGAPLKQFTSCVSGKSSPNKRVAKKSESVRRNSFTRRRSVSRRRSLPCSSQKVPDSWLRVYQDELKRERKRQQAILAKKNTERSVRGTHFRSHHCLPRQTTTARKPAPAKDNSFFGAFQGLSLDGRMGGTNAAAAGGDQCKVM, from the exons ATGGATTCCCTCATGTCTCTGGGTGCCCCCCTGAAACAGTTCACCAGCTGCGTGTCAGGGAAAAGCTCCCCCAACAAGAGAGTGGCCAAGAAGAGCGAGTCCGTCCGCAGGAACAGCTTCACCCGCAGGAGGAGCgtcagcaggaggagaagtcTCCCCTGCAGCAGCCAGAAAGTCCCCGACTCCTGGCTCAGAGTGTACCAGGACGAGCTGAAGAGAGAAAG GAAACGACAACAAGCCATCCTCGCCAAGAAGAACACAGAGAGATCCGTAAGGGGGACTCACTTCAGGAGCCACCACTGCCTCCCCAGG caaaCCACCACAGCCAGAAAACCGGCCCCAGCCAAGGACAACTCCTTCTTCGGAGCTTTTCAGGGCCTCAGTCTGGACGGACGAATGGGAGGaactaatgctgctgctgcgggtGGAGATCAGTGTAAAGTCATGTAA
- the clk2a gene encoding dual specificity protein kinase CLK2 isoform X1, protein MPHTRRYSSSDRDSRSSFQDRYRDRDRDRERDRDRGRRHRHRRSPTYSSSSDRDRRGRGHRQEGSFVRSRSRSFDNRSTEQRPFDRRYCERDREREREPHGAAESYYPRDFTPNMYDYRRGRERERDESYRRKGSRRKHKRRRRRTRSYSPSSSRSDSRTRALSVRDDEEGHLICRSGDVLQERYEIVSTLGEGTFGRVMQCIDHRRGGARVALKIIKNVEKYKEAARLEINVLEKINEKDPDNKFLCVQMYDWFDYHGHMCISFELLALSTFDFLKENNYLPYSIGQVRHMAYQICLAVKFLHDNKLTHTDLKPENILFVNSDFTMSYNVEKKREERTVKSTAVRVVDFGSATFDHEHHSTIVSTRHYRAPEVILELGWSHPCDVWSIGCILFEYYLGFTLFQTHDNREHLAMMERILGPVPSRMIRKTRKQKYFYRGRLDWDESSSAGKYVRENCKPLRRYLLSEAEEHHQLFDLIESMLEYEPTKRLVLADSLKHPFFESGGASEATGSKNWEGNRDISR, encoded by the exons ATGCCTCACACAAGACGATACTCGTCTTCGGACAGAGACAGTCGAAGCAGCTTCCAGGACCGCTACAGAGACCGAGACAGAGACCGAGAAAGAGACCGAGACAGAGGGcgaagacacagacacagaagatCACCGACATACTCCTCcagcagtgacagagacagaagagggcGGGGACACAGACAGGAGGGAAGCTTTGTACGATCAAGGAG TCGTAGTTTTGACAATCGCTCAACGGAGCAACGGCCATTTGACCGAAGATACTGCGAACGGGACCGCGAAAGAGAAAGGGAGCCCCATGGAGCAGCTGAAAGTTACTATCCACGCGACTTCACCCCAAACATGTACGACTACCGACGCGGCCGAGAGCGGGAGCGGGATGAGTCGTACAGGCGGAAAGGCAGCAGGCGTAAGCACAAACGAAGGCGGCGTAGAACCAGGTCCTATAGCCCGTCCTCCTCG CGGAGCGACAGCCGGACGCGGGCACTGAGTGTGAGGGACGACGAGGAAGGGCACCTGATCTGTCGGAGTGGGGACGTCCTGCAAGAGAGAT ATGAGATTGTCAGCACTTTGGGGGAAGGCACCTTTGGGAGGGTGATGCAGTGCATTGACCATcgcag GGGAGGAGCCCGTGTTGCTCTGAAAATTATCAAAAATGTGGAGAAGTACAAGGAAGCGGCTCGTCTGGAGATCAATGTACTGGAGAAGATCAACGAGAAGGACCCTGATAACAAATT TCTGTGTGTACAGATGTACGACTGGTTCGACTACCATGGTCACATGTGTATCTCCTTTGAGCTGCTCGCTCTCAGCACCTTCGACTTTCTAAAGGAAAACAACTACCTGCCATACTCTATCGGTCAGGTCCGGCACATGGCCTACCAAATCTGTCTGGCTGTAAAGT ttCTCCACGACAACAAGCTGACGCACACAGACCTGAAGCCTGAGAACATCCTGTTTGTCAACTCAGACTTCACTATGTCCTACAATGTAGAAAAG AAACGTGAAGAGCGGACGGTTAAGAGCACGGCAGTACGTGTAGTGGACTTCGGCAGTGCCACGTTTGACCACGAGCACCACAGCACCATTGTGTCCACACGGCATTACCGTGCCCCTGAGGTCATACTAG AGCTGGGCTGGAGCCATCCCTGTGACGTGTGGAGCATAGGGTGTATCCTGTTCGAATACTACCTGGGCTTCACCTTGTTTCAG ACTCATGACAACAGGGAGCATTTGGCCATGATGGAGAGAATCCTAGGACCAGTGCCCTCAAGGATGATTCGTAAGACAAG GAAGCAGAAATATTTCTATCGGGGACGTCTGGACTGGGACGAGAGCTCGTCAGCAGGGAAATACGTCAGAGAAAACTGCAAACCTCTTCGG CGGTATTTGCTGTCGGAGGCGGAGGAGCACCACCAGTTGTTCGACCTCATTGAAAGCATGTTGGAGTATGAGCCCACGAAGAGGTTGGTGCTCGCAGACTCCCTCAAGCACCCTTTCTTCGAGAGCGGAGGCGCCAGCGAGGCAACGGGCAGCAAGAATTGGGAGGGCAACAGAGACATCAGCCGGTGA
- the dnajc8 gene encoding dnaJ homolog subfamily C member 8 isoform X1, which produces MAAAGGEPSQIVSDELFQNFYTEVKQIEKRDSVLTSKQQMDRLLRPGSSYFNLNPFEVLQIDPDATDDELKKRFRALSILVHPDKNQGDQDRAQKSFEAVDKAYKLLLDPEQKKRALDVIHAGKEYVEHMVKEKRKQLKKEGKSQDVEEDDPEMFKQAVYKQTMKLFAELEIKRKERETKDMHERKRAREEEIEAAEKTKRDREWQKNFEETRDGRVDSWRTFQAKGKRKEKKNNRSFLKPPKVKMEQRE; this is translated from the exons ATGGCGGCCGCCGGAGGAGAGCCTTCTCAGATTGTATCGGATGAATTATTTCAAAACTTCTACACGGAG GTGAAGCAGATCGAGAAGAGAGACTCTGTGTTGACCTCCAAGCAGCAGATGGACAGGCTGCTCAGACCTGGTTCATCCTACTTCAACCTCAATCCATTTGAG GTGCTGCAAATTGACCCAGATGCAACAGATgatgaattaaagaaaagaTTTCGGGCG TTGTCCATTTTGGTCCATCCAGACAAAAATCAGGGTGATCAAGACAGAGCACAGAAATCCTTTGAAG CTGTCGACAAGGCATATAAACTTCTACTGGAtcctgaacagaaaaaaagagcctTAGACGTGATCCATGCAGGAAAGGAATATGTGGAGCATATG gtaaaagagaaaaggaaacagcTGAAGAAAGAAGGGAAGTCgcaggatgtggaggaggatgatCCTGAAATG TTCAAACAAGCCGTGTACAAACAGACAATGAAGCTGTTCGCTGAGCTTGAAATcaagaggaaggaaagggaAACAAAGGACATGCATGAAAG GAAACGAGCAAGAGAGGAAGAAATcgaggcagcagagaaaacaaagcGAGACAGAGAATGGCAGAAAAACTTTGAG GAAACAAGAGATGGGCGTGTGGACAGCTGGAGGACCTTCCAGGCCAAAGGCAAGCgcaaggagaagaagaacaacagaTCCTTCCTCAAGCCTCCAAAAGTCAAGATGGAGCAGAGGGAATGA
- the dnajc8 gene encoding dnaJ homolog subfamily C member 8 isoform X2: MDRLLRPGSSYFNLNPFEVLQIDPDATDDELKKRFRALSILVHPDKNQGDQDRAQKSFEAVDKAYKLLLDPEQKKRALDVIHAGKEYVEHMVKEKRKQLKKEGKSQDVEEDDPEMFKQAVYKQTMKLFAELEIKRKERETKDMHERKRAREEEIEAAEKTKRDREWQKNFEETRDGRVDSWRTFQAKGKRKEKKNNRSFLKPPKVKMEQRE; this comes from the exons ATGGACAGGCTGCTCAGACCTGGTTCATCCTACTTCAACCTCAATCCATTTGAG GTGCTGCAAATTGACCCAGATGCAACAGATgatgaattaaagaaaagaTTTCGGGCG TTGTCCATTTTGGTCCATCCAGACAAAAATCAGGGTGATCAAGACAGAGCACAGAAATCCTTTGAAG CTGTCGACAAGGCATATAAACTTCTACTGGAtcctgaacagaaaaaaagagcctTAGACGTGATCCATGCAGGAAAGGAATATGTGGAGCATATG gtaaaagagaaaaggaaacagcTGAAGAAAGAAGGGAAGTCgcaggatgtggaggaggatgatCCTGAAATG TTCAAACAAGCCGTGTACAAACAGACAATGAAGCTGTTCGCTGAGCTTGAAATcaagaggaaggaaagggaAACAAAGGACATGCATGAAAG GAAACGAGCAAGAGAGGAAGAAATcgaggcagcagagaaaacaaagcGAGACAGAGAATGGCAGAAAAACTTTGAG GAAACAAGAGATGGGCGTGTGGACAGCTGGAGGACCTTCCAGGCCAAAGGCAAGCgcaaggagaagaagaacaacagaTCCTTCCTCAAGCCTCCAAAAGTCAAGATGGAGCAGAGGGAATGA
- the clk2a gene encoding dual specificity protein kinase CLK2 isoform X2 — protein MQCIDHRRGGARVALKIIKNVEKYKEAARLEINVLEKINEKDPDNKFLCVQMYDWFDYHGHMCISFELLALSTFDFLKENNYLPYSIGQVRHMAYQICLAVKFLHDNKLTHTDLKPENILFVNSDFTMSYNVEKKREERTVKSTAVRVVDFGSATFDHEHHSTIVSTRHYRAPEVILELGWSHPCDVWSIGCILFEYYLGFTLFQTHDNREHLAMMERILGPVPSRMIRKTRKQKYFYRGRLDWDESSSAGKYVRENCKPLRRYLLSEAEEHHQLFDLIESMLEYEPTKRLVLADSLKHPFFESGGASEATGSKNWEGNRDISR, from the exons ATGCAGTGCATTGACCATcgcag GGGAGGAGCCCGTGTTGCTCTGAAAATTATCAAAAATGTGGAGAAGTACAAGGAAGCGGCTCGTCTGGAGATCAATGTACTGGAGAAGATCAACGAGAAGGACCCTGATAACAAATT TCTGTGTGTACAGATGTACGACTGGTTCGACTACCATGGTCACATGTGTATCTCCTTTGAGCTGCTCGCTCTCAGCACCTTCGACTTTCTAAAGGAAAACAACTACCTGCCATACTCTATCGGTCAGGTCCGGCACATGGCCTACCAAATCTGTCTGGCTGTAAAGT ttCTCCACGACAACAAGCTGACGCACACAGACCTGAAGCCTGAGAACATCCTGTTTGTCAACTCAGACTTCACTATGTCCTACAATGTAGAAAAG AAACGTGAAGAGCGGACGGTTAAGAGCACGGCAGTACGTGTAGTGGACTTCGGCAGTGCCACGTTTGACCACGAGCACCACAGCACCATTGTGTCCACACGGCATTACCGTGCCCCTGAGGTCATACTAG AGCTGGGCTGGAGCCATCCCTGTGACGTGTGGAGCATAGGGTGTATCCTGTTCGAATACTACCTGGGCTTCACCTTGTTTCAG ACTCATGACAACAGGGAGCATTTGGCCATGATGGAGAGAATCCTAGGACCAGTGCCCTCAAGGATGATTCGTAAGACAAG GAAGCAGAAATATTTCTATCGGGGACGTCTGGACTGGGACGAGAGCTCGTCAGCAGGGAAATACGTCAGAGAAAACTGCAAACCTCTTCGG CGGTATTTGCTGTCGGAGGCGGAGGAGCACCACCAGTTGTTCGACCTCATTGAAAGCATGTTGGAGTATGAGCCCACGAAGAGGTTGGTGCTCGCAGACTCCCTCAAGCACCCTTTCTTCGAGAGCGGAGGCGCCAGCGAGGCAACGGGCAGCAAGAATTGGGAGGGCAACAGAGACATCAGCCGGTGA